The sequence below is a genomic window from Streptomyces sp. B21-105.
GGCGCCGCCGGTCTTCCACACCTTCGCGAAGCCGCCGAGGACGCGGACCACCGCGTTGGTCTCGGGCGTGAGGTTCGCGATGACGTTCGTCTTGTAGTCGTCGACGAAGGGAAGCGGACCGGTGGCGGCCTTGGCGTCCGCGGCGGCCAGCCAGGAGGCCAGCGTGGGGGCGGCCACCAGGGCCGCCGACCCACCCACGGAGAACTTGAGGAAACGCCTTCTGTTCACGGCCGATGGAGAGCTGAGCCCGGCGGATGACGGCATGGATGTGCCTTCCTGGAATGGCCTCGGCCGAGGGGCCCGAGGCAGGAGCTGCGCGCCTGCGGTTCGCGGGTCTTGCGACGACCCGTGAGCCGGGGGACGCGTCTGGGCGAAGATCTACGGCCGGGTCGTGTCGCTTGCGCGAGGGCCCGGCGACCGGTGCGTGTCCAGCGGGTGAAGGTGCGGCCGGCGGCTCACAGCAGCGAGCGCGCCAGCGCCACCGCGCCCTCGACCGGCGGCACGGTGAGCGGGCGCGGCCGGGCTCCCGGCACGGCGGCCCCGAGCGCGTCGGCGAACGCCTCGTACAGCGCGGGCTGCCCGAGCACCGTGCCGCCCGCCACGACCACGTCGTCGACCACGACCCCGCGCGCCGCGAGCCGCGCGACGAGCGCCGCGAGGTCCTCGCCGGCCCCGGCGATCACGGACCGGGCGAGGGCGGAGCCGTCGGCGGCGGCCGCGAAGACCACGGGAGCGTGCCGCCCCCACTCGGCGGAGACGTCGGCCGCGCCCTCCAGCGCCGCGCCGAGCGCCGGCACCTCCGGCACACCGAAGGAGCGGAGCAGACCGAGCGCGAGGGCGTCGGGGGCCTCGCCCCGGTCGTGCGCGGCCCATACGGCGCGGGCGGCCTCCCGGACGAGACCGGCGGCGCCGCCCTCGTCGCCGAGGACCGCGCCCCAGCCGCCCACCTGGACCGGGGCGCCGTCGGGCAGTCGTCCCACCGCGACCGAGCCGGTACCGGCCACCAGGCCGACGCCCTTGTCCAGACCGGCGGCCGGAACGAGCAACTCGGCGTCGCCCACGAGGTGCGCGGGCGCGCCGAGAAGTTCTTGCAGCGCGACACGGATCCGCGCGCACTGGAAGGGGGTCTCGCAGCCGTGCGCCCCCACGGCGAACGCGGCGGGACGTGCGCCCGCCGGCAGCGCCTCACGCAGGAGGGCGGCCAGCCAGTGCGCGGCGGCGACCGGGTCGTGCGGCCCCCAGCCGCTGCTGGCGCGCACATGGTCGGCCACGACGCGGTCGCCCGCGAGCGCGCGCAGCTGCGTCTTGGTGCCGCCCACGTCGACGCCGACCACGAGGGGGATCGAAGGGGGAGAGTCCTGCACGGATCCTCTTTCGTCGTTGCGCTTGACGGGCTGCGACGGCGGGCGAACCGTGACCGGGGGAACAGGCATGAAAGAACTAGGGAAGCCCCGGGACGGGCCTCTGACGAGACACGGCAGGCGAGTACCGTGAAGTTCGTTAGGAAGTTAACTAACGAAGTACAGTGCGTCAAGAGGAATCGCGCACTCGACCACCGTGCGGCCCGGCCGGGCCGCACGGGGCGGGAACGCGCGACGTCGGTGCATCCCATCGCCGCAGCCCGCCGAGACGAACTCGTCAGCGCGCGCGGCCCTGTACCCGTGTGGGGGAAACTGTGGAACTCGACGTGGTGGAAGCCCCCCGCCTGACCGAGAGCGCCAGCGCCGTGTTCGCCGTGCTGGCCCAGGCGGGCAGCGCGACCCGGCCGCAGCTCGCGAGCCTTGCGGGACTGTCCAAACCGACGGTGTCCTCCGCCGTGGCGGAGCTCGAGGCCGCCCGGCTCGCCGCGCACTCCGGGACCGCCTCCAGCGGCACCGGCCGCTCCGCCGCCGTCTACTGCCTCGGCCCGGCCGCGGGCGCGGTGCTGGCCGTCGATCTCGGCCCGGCCGTCACCCGGGTCAGGGGCTGCGCCCTGGACGGCGCGCTGCTCGCCGAGGCCACCGCCTCCCGCAGGGACGCCGCCGACGCCGTGCGTGAGGCGCTCGACGTGCTCCCGGGCGGTGTGCCGCTGCGCTCCATCGTGGTCGCCGTCGGCGACGTGGCCGCCCGGGACCGGCTGGGCAGCGGCATGCGCCCGGCGACCGCCAAGGCAGGGCCCGTCTTCGACGCCATGGCGGTCGCCCTGCCCCCGGGCGTGCCCGTCCACCTGGAGAACAACGTCAACTGCGCGGCACTCGCGGAACTGCACGAGGGAGCCGCCCGGGGCCGGCACACCTTCGGCTATCTGCGGATCGGCGTGGGCATCGGCCTCGGCATCGTGGTCGGGGGACAGGTGCTGCGCGGCTCGAACGGGGCCGCCGGAGAGCTCGCGCGGCTGCCCTATCCCTGGGACGTCGGCCGTGAGCCGCGCCAGGAGGCCCTGGAGGAGTACATCGGCGCCCGCTCCCTGCTGCGCCGGGCCAGGGAGGCCTGGGAGGCCGCGGACGGGCCCTGCCCACGCACCACCGAGCGGCTGTTCGCCCTCGCCGGGGCGGGCAGGGCCGCGGCCGGCGAGATCGTCGGCCGGCACGCCGTGGACGTGGGGCGGCTCGCCGCCGCGGTGACGGCCGTGCTGGACCCGGGTCTCATCGTGCTCGGCGGCAGCACCGGCGCGGATCCCCAGCTCCTGCCCGGGGTGCGGGCCGAGCTGGCGCGGCTGAGCTGGCCCACCGAGGTGGTCAGCAGCACGGTCGGCGATTCCGGCACCGTCGTGGGCGCCGCACGGCTCGCGGTCGCCCGGGGAGTCCAAACCGTGACCGAGACCGCGCGGGCCAAGGATTGACGGCCCGCGACTCGGTCTGCCAATGTCCGGACAAGCGCTTTCTAAGTCGGCCGGGACGCCGGCTTGGGTTGAGCATCCCGCCCGTACGCGAAGTACGGCAGCCGCACGAGGGCGCGCTTGTGCGACGACGGCCCTCATGGCCGGGGATCCCACCCGACAAGGCGATGCGGCCGGGCGAGGCCGTGCCCCCGGAAAGCGAAATCTCCTGCAAACTGCACCCGTGCCGCCTCGTTCGGCGCCGTGCTCCGTCCCCTACGACGAAAAGGGATCGAAGATGACCAGTGTGGGTGTGCGGCGCTCCCGCCGACTCGGCCTGGGCGGCATAGGCCGCATGGTTCCCCTCGCTGCCGTGGCCACGGCAGGTGCCCTGTTGCTCTCCGCCTGCGGGTCGGACGGCGACTCGGGCGGGACCTCCAAGTCGCTGACGTTCTGGATCTCCACCGTTCCGGGGCAGGACGCGGGCTGGAAGAAGATGGTGGCGCAGTACAAGAAGGACGCCGGTGTCGACGTCAAGCTCGTCAACATCCCTTACGACGGGTACGCGACGAAGCTGAAGAGCGCCGCGCAGGCGAACTCGCTGCCCGACGTGGCGACGGTGCCGGCGCTGGACCCGATCTGGTCGGGAAAGCTGATCGACCTCGGATCCATCGCCAACAACAAGACCAACAAGATCAACTCCAACTTCATCGCCAAGGACTCGTCGGGGAAGGTGCTGGCCATCCCCTCGGACGTCACCGCGTCCGGCCTGTTCATCAACAAGTCGCTCTTCGACAGGGCCGGCGTCGCCTACCCGGCCTCGCCCCAGAAGACCTGGACCTGGACCGACTTCATCAAGGCGGCGGACACGGTCCGCGAGAAGACCAAGGCCAAGTACTCCCTGACCTTCGACCAGTCGCCGTCCCGGCTCCGCGCCATGGTGTACGAGATGGGCGGGAAGTACGTCCACGCGGACGACTCCGGCAAGTTCTCGGCGGACGAGGCGACCAAGAAGGCCGTGAACTACTTCGTCGGACTGAACGACGACAAGACCATCCCGAAGTCGGTGTGGACCAGCGGCGCCGACCCGTCGGCCATGTTCCAGAGCGGTGACGTGGTCGCCTACTGGTCCGGCGTGTGGCAGGTTCCCGCCTTCTCGGACAGCATCAAGAAGTTCGAGTGGGCGAGCGTCCCGACTCCCGCCCAGCCGGTGCAGGCCAGCGACGTCAACAGCGGCGGCCTGACGGTGGGCTTCAACAACAACGCCGACGCGGCCACCGCCGCGACGAAGTTCCTGTCCTGGCTGTACGAGCCGGCCCACTACCAGGCGCTGTGCGAGGCGTCCGGGTTCCTTCCGGTCGAGAGCGGTCTGAGCCCGAAGTACCCCTTCAAGTCCGAGGCGGCACAGGCGGCGTTCAAGCTGTACAACGAGTCGATCCCGATGTACGCACCGATCTCCGGCTACTTCAACGGCGCGCAGACGAACTGGGTGCTGAAGGGCAAGAGCCTCACCGAGGACCCGACCAAGACGGAGATCGGCAAGGCGATCAACGGCCAGCAGTCGGCCGACAAGGCCCTGGAGAACATCGTGGCCGGCTACAACCAGCAGGTCGGCGGCGGATCGTAGGCCGTCAGGGCCGGGCGGCGGAGTCGAGACACCGCCGCCCGGCCCCGCCCGCACACGTGATGCCGGGCTCATGGCGTGAGCCCACGGCAATCCCATCCACCAGCACGGAGTCAGGAAGATGACAAAACGCGCCTCGGACGTGTCCGTGAGCCCGCCCCGGAGACGCAGTAAGTACATCCTTGCGCCGCTCGTCCTCATCGCGGCCAACGTCGTGCTCTTCTCGCTGTTCTTCGTCTGGCCGGCGGTGCTCGGGCTCATCTACTCCTTCACGAACTACACGGGCGTGGGCGCGTTCCAGTTCGTCGGCCTGGACAACTACCACAACCTGGTCGGGGACTCCACCTTCTACGACGCGCTGACCCGGACGCTGCTGTACGCCGTGCTCTTCGTCCCGCTGAACTTCGGGCTCTCACTGCTCGCCGCCAACCTGGTGGTGAACAAGCACGCCAAGGGCGCGTCGGTGGCCCGCGTCATCTTCTTCATCCCGTGGCTGCTGTCGCCCATCGTGGTGGGCGTCCTGTGGCGGTGGCTCTTCGGTGAGAACTTCGGACTCGTCAACTACGTCATCGAGCAGTTCGGCGGAAGCGCCGTCCCGTGGCAGTCGAACGCCGACCTGTCGCTCATCGTGGTGGTGATGGCGGCGTCCTGGGCCTGGACGGGCTTCTCGATGCTGCTGTTCATCGCCGCGATCAAGAACGTGCCGGTGTCGTACTACGAGGCGGCCGCGCTCGACGGCGCCGGCCCGTGGCGCCAGTTCATCAGCATCACGCTGCCGAGCATCGCGCCCACCTCGTTCATCGTCATCCTGCTCAACACGATCAACGCGATGAAGGAATACCCGGTGTTCGTCGCCCTCAACAACGGCGGCCCCGGCACCTCGAACAACCTGCTCGTCCAGTACATCTACGAGACCGGCTTCAAACGGGGCCAGATCGGCTACGCGAGCGCCGCGTCGTTCGTGCTCATGCTCATCCTGATGGCCGTCGCGATCATCCAGCTGATCGTCAACCGACGGGTGGAGAACCGATGAAGACCACAGACATCCCGCGCCCGGCCGACGCCGGTCCGGGAGGGACCGTCTCCAAGAGCTCCAAGAACTCCAATAAGCGGTCCCGCGGCGCGGCCGGCGGCGGAATCCGCCGGGCGGTGTCCGCGACGACACTGCTGTGGATCATGGCGTGCCTGTACGGGCTGCCGGTGCTGTGGTTCATCCTCAGCTCCCTGAAGCCGTCCAGCGACCTGTTCTCCTATCCGCTGACGCTGGTTCCGCGCAACCCCACCCTGTCGGGTTTCAAGACAGCGTGGGAGAGCGCCAACTTCTCCCAGTACTTCATCAACACGGCCATCGTGTGCGTGATCACGACGATCGTCACGGTGGGCGTCAGCTGTTGCACCGGGTACGCGCTGGCCAAGTACGACAACCGCTGGCTCAAGGCGTTCTTCCTGTGCATCCTGGCCACCACGATGCTGCCGTCCGAGGTCATGCTCGCCCCCGAGTTCCTGGTCGTCCGCAACCTCGGCCTGTACAACTCCTTCGCCGGCATCATCCTCCCGGCCGTGCTCACCGCGACCGGCTGCTTCATGTTCCGCCAGTTCTTCCTGACGGTTCCCGACGAACTCGTGGAAGCGGCACGCATCGACGGCGCCCGCGAACTGTCGATCTTCCTGCGGATCATGGTGCCGCTCTCCCGGCCCATCATGCTGACCCTCGCCATCCTGTCCTTCCAGTGGCGGTGGAACGACTACATCTGGCCCCTGCTGATGCTGAACGACCCCAACAAGTTCACCGTGCAGATCGGCATCCAGAGCATCGTCGGCGCACAGAACATCAACTGGTCGGTACTGCTCGGCGCCTCGGTCATCTCCATGATCCCGCTGATCCTCGTCTTCCTCGTCTTCCAGCGCTACGTCATGGGCGCCGACATCAACGCCGGACTGAAGGACTGACCGTGCCCACCCCGCTCGACCACGACTTCGTCCGCGCGGTGGCCCGCGCCGCCGACCGGGAGGCCGCCCCGCCGGCGGCCGCCCCCGACGAGGAACCCACCGGCCTGCCCCACCGCGCCCTGGCCCGCCGGGTGAAGACCCTGGTCGCGGCGTACCGCTCCCCGGAATCGGCACTGCACGGCAGCGCTCGGGCCGTGGCCGCCGCGACGACCCACCTGCGCGCGCTGCGGGCCACGCAGACGTCCACCGGCCTCTTCGCCGGCGGCGACAACGTGCAGTCACCGCCGGACTCCGCCTTCACCGTCAACGACGTGTGCGACGCGCACGTCCTCGCCGCGGGCGGGGGGACGGAACTGCGCGAGGTCACGGCCGCGCTCGCCGACATCGCCGGCGCGGCCTGCGGCGCTCTCCTGACCGGTGGGGTGCACACCCCCAACCACCGCTGGGAGCTGTGCGCGGCGCTGGCCCGGCTGCACCGGTCGTTCCCCGACCACCGGCTCCTCGACCGCGTCGAGGACTGGCTCGCCGAGGGCGTCGACATCGACGCGGAGGGCCTGTACTCGGAACGCAGCGCCAACTACGCGGCCCACGTGTCCAACCCGTCGCTGCTGCTGCTGGCCGGCGTCCTCGGCCGCGACGACCTGCTGGACGCCGTCGAACGCAATCTCACCGCCACCCTGGACCTCATCAGGCCGGACGGCACGGTGGAGACCGTCCACTCGCGACGGCAGGACCAGCACCACCCGTTCCCGCTGGCGCCCTACCTGCCGCACTACCGGCTGCTCGCGGTCCGCACCGGCCGGGGCGACTTCGCCCGCGCGGCGCGGCTGGCGGCCGCCGGCGGCATCGACGACCCCGACCTGCTCGCCGAGACCCTCCTCACCCCGGACCTGCGCCGCGCACTGCCCGCACCGGCCGAGGAGACACTGCCCCGCGCGCGGTACCTCACCACCGTGCGCCTCGCCGCACGCGCCTCGGCCACCGCGCACACGGTGCTGTACGGCGGCTCCGACGTGCCCGAACACCGGCGCATCCGCTCGGGGCTCGCCTGCAACCCCACCTTCCTGCGCCTGTTCGCCGGCGACGCCGTCCTCGACGCGGTCCGTCTGACGCGGGGGTTCTTCGACCTCGGCCCGTTCCGCGCCGCCGACATGACACAGCTCGCCGACCACCGTTACCGGCTCACCCAGACCCTCACGGCCGCCTACTACCAGCCGCTCCCCAAGGACCGACGGCAGGACGACGGCGCCTACCGGATGGCGGACGAGGGACGCTTCTCCGCCGCCATGGCCTTCCCCGACCGGCCCCGGGACGAGGTCTCGCACACCACCCGCGTCGAGGTGGACCTGCGGGAGGACGGCGCCGACCTGCGCATCGACCTCAGCGGCCCGCGCGTGCCCTGGTCGCTCGAACTGACCTTCCGGCCGGGCGGCGTGACGCAGGGCGCCCTACCGCTCGGCGACGGACGCTGGTGCCTGACGCCGGGGCCGATGACCTACCGGGTCGGTGACGACGAGATCCGGGTCGAGACCGACGTCGAGGCAGGCGAACCGCTCGCCGGGCCGGACCGCAGCGACGTACTGCGGTACGACCCCGGTCAGGACCACACCGTGGTGGGCGGCACCGACGCGACGACGGGCAACCGCGTCTACCTCGGCGGACTCGGCCCGCACACACTGACCGTCGCGCTGCGCGCCGGCCGGCCCGCACCCGCCGGGTGACGGGACGCCCGCCCCGCCGACCTCGGACCGGCGGCCCGGACGACGCCCCCGACGAGCCGGTACGGGCGGGCCGACGCTGACGCCGCGTGCGGCGGGGTCGGGCGGCGGAGGGCGGCCGAGGCAGGCCGTCAGACCGGCAGCCCGAGCAGTCCCCAGCCGCGCCGTGCCGCCTCGTCGACCACCACCGCCCACTCGCTCAGCAGCACCGTGAACGCGTCGAAGTCAGCGATCCACCCGCCCGGACGCGCCGCGTGCCGGTCGTACTCCGTGCGCAGCCCCACCAGCAGGGGCTGCGCATGCGCCCAGTGGGCGGCGAGCCCGGGCACCCGGGCGGGCGGCACGGCGAGGAGCAGCCGCGTGCGCCACGGAGTGCGGTCCGAGGGGAAGAGGCCGGACCCCGGCACGTCGTCCTCGGCCCGGACCAGGGGGAGGAGGAAGCCGTCCAGGGCGTCCCGCAGCGCGGGGGCGGCGAACCCCCGGGCGCGGTCCCAGCCTTCGCCCGCCCAGAAGTGCGGCGCGTAGGACCCGGTGGTGCAGGCAAACTCGTAACGGCCGCACCAGGGCACCTCCGGCGAGGCGGGGAACACCCAGCCGGCCTCGGGCGCCGCGTACGGGTCCAGGTCCTCGGGGCACGCCGCCTCGTGCAGCAGCTCCAGCCGCCCGGCCACGGGCGTGCGCTCCAACCGCCCCCAGTCCAGCGCCAGCACGGTGAGGTCAAGCCCCATCCGGTCCGCCCACCCGGACCACCAGGTCCGCCCGGTCCCGCGTCGTCGCCACCAGCTCGGCGTTGCGCCGGTCGCTGCGATCCACCCAGGCCACCGCCTCCTCGTGCCCCTTGCCGAACTCCTCGTGCCGGGCCACCAGCCGGCGGACGCGTTCGTCCTCGTCCGTCTCGCAGAACCACACCTCGTCCAGCGCGGCCCGCACCCGCGCCCACGCGCCCGTGCCGAGAAGCAGGTAGTTCCCCTCGGTGACGACCAGCCGCACCCGCGGCCCGACGGGCACGGCCCCCGCGAGCGGCTGCTCCAGCAGCCGCTCGAAGCCCGGCGCGTACACGACGTCCCCGCCCTCCGACTCCTCCCGCAGCCGGCGCAGCAGAGCCGCGTAACCGGCCGCGTCGAAGGTGTCCGGCGCGCCCTTGCGGTCCCTGAGGCCGAGGCGGTCCAGCTCGACGTCGGCGAGATGGAAGCCGTCCATCGGGACCTGCGCGACCCATGGTTCCCCGGCGCCGTTCAGCTCCCGCACCAGGCGCTCGGCGAGAGTCGACTTGCCCGCGCCGGGACTGCCGGCGATGCCGAGCAGCCTGCGCCGGCCGCCGTCCCCGGCGAGGGAACGGGCCCGCAGGACCAGATCGTCGAAAGTGAGCACACAGCAGAGTGTCGCAGTCTCCTGGAAGGAGACCCGAGAAGGAGAGGAGGACGCCCGTGTCCGACGACGAGACACAGATCCGCACCCTGATCACCCGCTGGGCCGACGCCGTCCACCGGGGCGACCTCGACACGGTCGTCGACCACCACGCGGAGGACCTGGTGATGTACGACGTGCCCGCGCCCCACGAAGGCATCCGCGGCCTTGCCGCCTACCGGGCCGCCTGGCCGCCGTTCTTCGTCTGGCAGTCCCAGGGCGCCCGCTTCGACATCGACACCCTCGACGTCACCGCCGGTCACGACGTCGCCTACGCCCACGCCCTGCTGCGCTGCGGCACACCCGAGGAGCTCGCGGACTGCCCCGGTCTGCGGCTGCGGCTCACGTTCGGCCTGCGCAAGGAGCGCGGCCGCTGGCTGATCGCGCACGAGCACCACTCCTTCCCCCACGACTGAGCCCCGACCGAGTCCCGACTGGCTCACGCCTGACTCACGACCCCTTCGTACGTGTGGCGTGCGCCACACCGTTGGAACGGGCGTTGTGGGGGAACCGGGCTTGTATGACGACGACGCTCGGTCTTCCCGACGACATCCAGGCCTGCCTCTTCGACCTCGACGGGGTCGTCACCCGGACGGCGGTGGTGCACGCGGCCGCCTGGAAGGAGACCTTCGACGCGTTCCTGCATGCGCGCGAGGGCGCGCACCACCGCCCGTTCGACCCGGGCGACTACGACGAGTACGTGGACGGCCGGCCCCGCGCCGACGGCGTCCGCACCTTCCTCGCCTCCCGGGGCATCGAACTGCCCGAGGGCGACCCCGCCGATCCGCCCGACGCGCAGACCGTCCACGGCCTCGGCAACCGCAAGAACGAGCTGCTTCTCGAGCGGATCCGCACCGGCGGCGTCCAGCCCTACGACGGCACCCTGCGCTACGTCGAGGCGGCACGCGCGCGTGGCCTGCGCACGGCGATCGTCTCCTCCAGCGCCAACACCCGCGACGTGCTGCGCTCCATCCACGCCGAGCATCTCTTCGAGGTCCGCGTCGACGGCGTCGTGGCGGCCGAGCGGGGCCTGCCCGGCAAACCGCGCCCCGACACGTTCCTGGCCGCCGCCCACGACCTGGGCGTGGAGCCCGCCCGCGCGGCCGTCTTCGAGGACGCGCTGGCCGGCATGGACGCGGGCCGCGCCGGGAACTTCGGGCACGTCGTCGGCGTTGACCGGGTCGGACAGACCGACGCGCTGTACGCGCACGGCGCCGACGTCGTCGTCAAGGATCTGGACGACCTTCTCGGGCCGGGAGGGGACGCGTGATCACCGACCGGTCCTACACCGTCGAGCCGTGGTGCGTGCGCGAGACACAGCTCGATCTGGACGTCCTGGCCCAGAGCGAGTCCGTGTTCGCGCTCTCCAACGGCCACGTCGGCTGGCGCGGCAACCTCGACGAGGGCGAGCCGCACGGCCTGCCCGGCGCCTACCTCAACGGCGTGCACGAACTGCACCCCCTGCCCTACGCCGAGGCGGGCTACGGCTACCCGGAGTCGGGGCAGACGGTCATCAACGTCACCAACGGCAAGATCCTGCGGCTGCTGGTCGACGACGAGCCCTTCGACCTGCGCTACGGGCGGCTCGTCGCGCACGAGCGCGTGCTCGACCTGCGGCGCGGCGTGCTGGAGCGCACCTGCGAGTGGACCTCGCCGGCCGGCTCCACGGTCCGGGTGCGCTCCACCCGGCTGGTCTCGCTCGCCCAGCGGGCCGTCGCCGCCGTCGCCTACGAGGTGGAGGCCGTCGGCAGCCGCTCCCGGGTGGTGATCCAGTCCGAGCTGGTCACGAACGAGAGCCTGCCCGACTTCGACGGCGACCCGCGCGCTGCCCGCGCCCTGAAGTCGCCGCTGGAACCCGAGGAGGACGTCGCGGTGGGCCGCCGGCTGCGGCTGGTCCACCGCACGAAGCGCAGCGGACTGCGC
It includes:
- a CDS encoding carbohydrate ABC transporter permease, producing MTKRASDVSVSPPRRRSKYILAPLVLIAANVVLFSLFFVWPAVLGLIYSFTNYTGVGAFQFVGLDNYHNLVGDSTFYDALTRTLLYAVLFVPLNFGLSLLAANLVVNKHAKGASVARVIFFIPWLLSPIVVGVLWRWLFGENFGLVNYVIEQFGGSAVPWQSNADLSLIVVVMAASWAWTGFSMLLFIAAIKNVPVSYYEAAALDGAGPWRQFISITLPSIAPTSFIVILLNTINAMKEYPVFVALNNGGPGTSNNLLVQYIYETGFKRGQIGYASAASFVLMLILMAVAIIQLIVNRRVENR
- a CDS encoding HAD family hydrolase, whose protein sequence is MTTTLGLPDDIQACLFDLDGVVTRTAVVHAAAWKETFDAFLHAREGAHHRPFDPGDYDEYVDGRPRADGVRTFLASRGIELPEGDPADPPDAQTVHGLGNRKNELLLERIRTGGVQPYDGTLRYVEAARARGLRTAIVSSSANTRDVLRSIHAEHLFEVRVDGVVAAERGLPGKPRPDTFLAAAHDLGVEPARAAVFEDALAGMDAGRAGNFGHVVGVDRVGQTDALYAHGADVVVKDLDDLLGPGGDA
- a CDS encoding YybH family protein, which translates into the protein MSDDETQIRTLITRWADAVHRGDLDTVVDHHAEDLVMYDVPAPHEGIRGLAAYRAAWPPFFVWQSQGARFDIDTLDVTAGHDVAYAHALLRCGTPEELADCPGLRLRLTFGLRKERGRWLIAHEHHSFPHD
- a CDS encoding carbohydrate ABC transporter permease, producing MPRPADAGPGGTVSKSSKNSNKRSRGAAGGGIRRAVSATTLLWIMACLYGLPVLWFILSSLKPSSDLFSYPLTLVPRNPTLSGFKTAWESANFSQYFINTAIVCVITTIVTVGVSCCTGYALAKYDNRWLKAFFLCILATTMLPSEVMLAPEFLVVRNLGLYNSFAGIILPAVLTATGCFMFRQFFLTVPDELVEAARIDGARELSIFLRIMVPLSRPIMLTLAILSFQWRWNDYIWPLLMLNDPNKFTVQIGIQSIVGAQNINWSVLLGASVISMIPLILVFLVFQRYVMGADINAGLKD
- a CDS encoding BadF/BadG/BcrA/BcrD ATPase family protein, coding for MQDSPPSIPLVVGVDVGGTKTQLRALAGDRVVADHVRASSGWGPHDPVAAAHWLAALLREALPAGARPAAFAVGAHGCETPFQCARIRVALQELLGAPAHLVGDAELLVPAAGLDKGVGLVAGTGSVAVGRLPDGAPVQVGGWGAVLGDEGGAAGLVREAARAVWAAHDRGEAPDALALGLLRSFGVPEVPALGAALEGAADVSAEWGRHAPVVFAAAADGSALARSVIAGAGEDLAALVARLAARGVVVDDVVVAGGTVLGQPALYEAFADALGAAVPGARPRPLTVPPVEGAVALARSLL
- a CDS encoding ABC transporter substrate-binding protein; the encoded protein is MTSVGVRRSRRLGLGGIGRMVPLAAVATAGALLLSACGSDGDSGGTSKSLTFWISTVPGQDAGWKKMVAQYKKDAGVDVKLVNIPYDGYATKLKSAAQANSLPDVATVPALDPIWSGKLIDLGSIANNKTNKINSNFIAKDSSGKVLAIPSDVTASGLFINKSLFDRAGVAYPASPQKTWTWTDFIKAADTVREKTKAKYSLTFDQSPSRLRAMVYEMGGKYVHADDSGKFSADEATKKAVNYFVGLNDDKTIPKSVWTSGADPSAMFQSGDVVAYWSGVWQVPAFSDSIKKFEWASVPTPAQPVQASDVNSGGLTVGFNNNADAATAATKFLSWLYEPAHYQALCEASGFLPVESGLSPKYPFKSEAAQAAFKLYNESIPMYAPISGYFNGAQTNWVLKGKSLTEDPTKTEIGKAINGQQSADKALENIVAGYNQQVGGGS
- a CDS encoding ROK family protein, whose amino-acid sequence is MVEAPRLTESASAVFAVLAQAGSATRPQLASLAGLSKPTVSSAVAELEAARLAAHSGTASSGTGRSAAVYCLGPAAGAVLAVDLGPAVTRVRGCALDGALLAEATASRRDAADAVREALDVLPGGVPLRSIVVAVGDVAARDRLGSGMRPATAKAGPVFDAMAVALPPGVPVHLENNVNCAALAELHEGAARGRHTFGYLRIGVGIGLGIVVGGQVLRGSNGAAGELARLPYPWDVGREPRQEALEEYIGARSLLRRAREAWEAADGPCPRTTERLFALAGAGRAAAGEIVGRHAVDVGRLAAAVTAVLDPGLIVLGGSTGADPQLLPGVRAELARLSWPTEVVSSTVGDSGTVVGAARLAVARGVQTVTETARAKD
- a CDS encoding nucleoside/nucleotide kinase family protein, whose protein sequence is MLTFDDLVLRARSLAGDGGRRRLLGIAGSPGAGKSTLAERLVRELNGAGEPWVAQVPMDGFHLADVELDRLGLRDRKGAPDTFDAAGYAALLRRLREESEGGDVVYAPGFERLLEQPLAGAVPVGPRVRLVVTEGNYLLLGTGAWARVRAALDEVWFCETDEDERVRRLVARHEEFGKGHEEAVAWVDRSDRRNAELVATTRDRADLVVRVGGPDGA